The following are from one region of the Stigmatella ashevillena genome:
- a CDS encoding DUF4139 domain-containing protein — translation MSTPVTLPVVKVTVLEDRALVERRGEVLLPAGAHPLRVEGLSALAVDRSLQITLSGGTLIGAHVSRAWKQQPKEGLREHRTELGRRIESLEQAVRIAAGDVLRLEARLGVANAARQDVLRSISEGAGAGKASPDTWHQQLAQVRAEMNTTEEALRQARKREAQVRHELATAQGAHAQGEQPETKLLTSASMEVNHPTGGTVTLGVTYLVPCAVWRPAYRATLRPREGGESVTLECEAVVWQRTEEDWTNVEMAFSTARPTLGASPPSLVEDRLSLRDKTQQEKQVVEVSIREEALQTTGEGGGAKRAEDMPGLDDGGEALTLKAPHRVTLPSDGAPHRVPLFQFTAPATSELVGTPEHSPLVHRVARFENKGTSVLLAGPVELVRTSGYVGRAQLAFAGVGERVKLGFGSEDALRIARQVETKQDTNRLTGRRVRTHFVKLFLSNTGSQPEQIAIEERMPVSEVEAVEIELLKDKTKPAPVKVSPDGIARFELSAPPRSQQTLDFTYAVSSSSKVAGL, via the coding sequence GTGAGCACTCCCGTCACACTCCCTGTCGTCAAGGTCACCGTCCTGGAAGATCGCGCGCTCGTGGAGCGCCGGGGCGAAGTGCTCCTCCCCGCGGGTGCGCACCCGCTGCGCGTGGAGGGCCTGTCCGCGCTCGCGGTGGACCGGTCGCTCCAGATCACCCTCTCCGGGGGCACCCTCATCGGCGCCCACGTGAGCCGTGCCTGGAAGCAGCAACCCAAGGAGGGCCTGCGCGAGCACCGCACGGAGCTCGGGCGCCGCATCGAGTCGCTCGAGCAGGCGGTGCGGATCGCCGCGGGGGACGTGCTGCGGCTGGAGGCGAGGCTGGGCGTGGCGAACGCCGCGCGCCAGGACGTGCTCCGCTCCATCTCGGAGGGAGCCGGCGCCGGGAAGGCCTCGCCGGACACGTGGCACCAGCAACTGGCCCAGGTGCGGGCGGAGATGAACACGACGGAGGAGGCCCTTCGTCAGGCGCGCAAGCGGGAGGCCCAGGTCCGTCACGAGCTGGCAACCGCCCAGGGCGCCCACGCCCAGGGGGAGCAACCCGAGACGAAGCTCCTCACCTCGGCCAGCATGGAGGTGAACCACCCTACGGGCGGCACGGTGACGCTGGGGGTGACCTACCTGGTGCCCTGCGCCGTGTGGCGTCCGGCCTACCGGGCCACGCTGCGCCCGCGGGAAGGGGGCGAGAGCGTGACGCTGGAGTGCGAGGCCGTGGTGTGGCAGCGCACGGAGGAGGACTGGACGAACGTGGAGATGGCCTTCTCGACGGCTCGCCCCACCCTGGGCGCCAGTCCCCCGAGCCTGGTGGAGGACCGGCTGTCCCTGCGGGACAAGACGCAGCAGGAGAAGCAGGTGGTGGAGGTGTCGATCCGGGAAGAGGCGCTGCAAACCACCGGAGAGGGCGGCGGTGCGAAGCGGGCCGAGGACATGCCCGGCCTGGACGACGGAGGCGAGGCGCTCACCCTGAAGGCGCCCCACCGAGTCACCCTGCCTTCGGACGGTGCGCCCCACCGGGTGCCCCTGTTCCAGTTCACCGCGCCAGCCACCTCGGAGCTGGTCGGCACACCGGAGCACTCTCCCTTGGTGCACCGGGTGGCCCGCTTCGAGAACAAGGGCACCTCGGTCCTGCTGGCGGGCCCGGTGGAGCTGGTGCGCACGAGCGGCTACGTGGGCCGGGCGCAGTTGGCCTTCGCGGGCGTGGGTGAGCGGGTGAAGCTGGGCTTCGGCAGCGAGGATGCCCTGCGGATTGCCCGGCAGGTGGAGACCAAGCAGGACACGAACCGGCTGACAGGCCGGCGCGTGAGGACGCACTTCGTGAAGCTGTTCCTCTCCAACACGGGCTCCCAGCCAGAGCAAATCGCCATCGAGGAGCGAATGCCTGTGTCGGAAGTGGAGGCCGTGGAGATCGAACTGCTCAAGGACAAGACCAAGCCAGCCCCCGTGAAGGTGAGCCCGGACGGCATCGCCCGATTCGAGCTCTCCGCGCCGCCCCGCTCTCAGCAAACGCTGGACTTCACCTACGCCGTCTCGAGCTCCTCCAAGGTCGCCGGACTCTGA
- a CDS encoding LysR substrate-binding domain-containing protein: MTLRTDWLPALAAFEAAARHQNFAHAAEELHLTASAVSHHVRKLEAQLGVALFQRHARGVSLTIEGRRLADAASNAMADIDGVLLGLHGAREEQDRVRITTLHSLAYLWLVPRLPRFTAAHPGIRLDIDTESTLTRFDEGGPDLGIRYGLGHWPGLTALPLMDDALFPVASPSLAGLEEVHEAADIAKLPLISDHSYQGWQDWFRATGVRGARINERFSFSDTTDALMASVHGLGAVLARQQIATPYLANGSLVRLPGPSTPARFSYHVVYPAHRRLRPAARTFIDWVLEQPGQPD; the protein is encoded by the coding sequence ATGACCCTGCGCACGGACTGGCTTCCGGCCCTGGCGGCCTTTGAAGCCGCCGCCCGCCATCAGAATTTCGCCCATGCCGCGGAGGAGCTGCACCTGACGGCCAGCGCGGTGAGCCACCATGTGCGCAAGCTGGAAGCGCAGCTCGGCGTCGCCTTGTTTCAGCGGCATGCCCGGGGTGTGTCGCTGACCATCGAGGGCCGCCGGCTCGCCGATGCCGCCAGCAATGCCATGGCCGACATTGACGGCGTCCTGCTTGGACTGCACGGCGCGCGCGAGGAGCAGGACCGGGTGCGCATCACCACCCTTCACTCACTCGCCTATCTCTGGCTGGTGCCACGCCTGCCCCGGTTCACCGCCGCGCATCCGGGCATCCGCCTCGACATCGATACCGAATCCACCCTGACCCGCTTTGACGAAGGAGGTCCTGATCTCGGCATCCGCTACGGCCTGGGCCACTGGCCCGGGCTGACCGCGCTGCCGCTGATGGACGACGCGCTGTTTCCGGTGGCCTCGCCCTCATTGGCGGGCCTGGAGGAGGTTCACGAAGCGGCTGACATCGCGAAGCTGCCGCTGATCTCGGACCACTCGTACCAGGGATGGCAGGATTGGTTCCGTGCCACGGGCGTGCGCGGCGCGCGGATCAACGAGCGCTTCAGCTTCAGCGACACCACCGATGCGCTGATGGCGTCCGTGCATGGCTTGGGCGCCGTCCTCGCGCGCCAGCAGATCGCCACGCCCTACCTCGCCAACGGAAGCCTCGTGCGGCTGCCTGGACCCAGCACTCCGGCGCGCTTCAGCTACCACGTGGTGTATCCCGCGCACCGGCGGCTGCGGCCGGCGGCACGCACGTTCATCGATTGGGTGCTGGAGCAGCCGGGACAGCCTGACTGA
- a CDS encoding Dyp-type peroxidase yields the protein MTTAAFLLLKIEHAGPARAWLQEILKGDLTTAEEIPREQRERRHACLNIAFTWHGLKALGLDEDALQSFPYEFRRGMAERAHVLGDTGPSAPEHWDFGGKRPGSPPPEDLHLLVMLYARNGDVLRNVLAHQRQRMAAQGLRELSCQHAAHLREEKDGQIFFREHFGFRDSLSQPVIRGFMRPPPSEDYDSPIAAGEFILGHENEYQEKPPSPSVSPRQDPHGRLGPAEHGNRKDLGLNGTYLALRKLEQDVEGFEAFLEQNKALAPIDSEDDAKKKEWLKAKLMGRWPNGAPLKPDQHEAPDLGSHPPSNAFGFVREDAGGLGCPVTSHVRRTNPRDSLAPNPDLSLKMNRRHRILRRAVAYGPSGEEDGKASSGRGLIFMALNANLGRQFEFIQQSWMNHEKAGRLFNERDPVASNHEGGSITLPIKPLRRCVMDLQSFVTMKGGGYFFLPGVKSLEFLAHLQPPAV from the coding sequence ATGACAACCGCCGCCTTTCTCCTGCTGAAGATCGAGCACGCGGGGCCAGCCCGGGCATGGCTTCAGGAGATCCTGAAGGGGGACCTCACCACCGCGGAGGAGATCCCTCGTGAGCAACGTGAGCGGCGGCATGCGTGCCTGAACATCGCCTTCACCTGGCACGGGCTGAAGGCACTCGGCTTGGACGAGGATGCCCTCCAGAGCTTCCCCTACGAGTTCCGGAGGGGAATGGCCGAGCGCGCGCATGTGCTCGGGGACACGGGGCCGAGCGCTCCCGAGCACTGGGACTTCGGCGGCAAGCGGCCCGGCAGTCCTCCCCCGGAAGACCTCCACCTGCTGGTGATGCTGTATGCGCGCAATGGGGACGTGCTGCGCAACGTGCTGGCACACCAGCGCCAACGGATGGCCGCCCAGGGATTGCGAGAACTCTCCTGCCAGCATGCCGCCCACCTTCGGGAAGAGAAGGACGGTCAGATCTTCTTCCGGGAGCACTTCGGCTTCCGGGACTCGCTCTCCCAGCCCGTGATTCGAGGCTTCATGAGGCCTCCGCCCTCCGAGGACTATGACAGTCCCATCGCCGCGGGTGAGTTCATCCTGGGCCACGAGAACGAGTACCAGGAGAAGCCTCCTTCTCCGAGCGTCTCCCCGCGCCAGGATCCCCACGGCCGGCTCGGCCCCGCGGAGCACGGGAACCGCAAGGACCTGGGGCTCAACGGAACCTACCTCGCGCTGCGCAAGCTCGAGCAGGACGTCGAAGGATTCGAGGCGTTCCTCGAACAGAACAAGGCGCTGGCCCCCATCGACTCCGAGGACGATGCGAAAAAGAAGGAGTGGCTGAAGGCCAAGCTCATGGGGCGCTGGCCCAACGGCGCGCCCTTGAAGCCAGATCAGCACGAAGCCCCCGACCTGGGCTCCCACCCCCCCTCGAATGCGTTCGGCTTTGTCCGGGAGGATGCGGGAGGCCTGGGCTGCCCGGTGACGTCGCACGTGCGGCGCACCAACCCCCGGGACTCCTTGGCGCCCAATCCAGACCTGTCCCTGAAGATGAACCGCCGGCACCGGATCCTCCGCCGGGCCGTTGCCTATGGCCCCTCCGGAGAGGAGGACGGAAAGGCCTCGTCCGGGCGGGGACTGATCTTCATGGCGCTCAACGCCAACCTCGGGCGGCAGTTCGAGTTCATCCAGCAGAGCTGGATGAACCATGAGAAGGCCGGCCGGCTGTTCAACGAGCGAGATCCAGTCGCCTCGAATCACGAGGGCGGAAGCATCACCCTTCCTATCAAGCCATTGCGGCGGTGCGTGATGGACCTCCAGAGCTTCGTCACCATGAAGGGAGGAGGCTACTTCTTCCTTCCTGGGGTGAAGTCCCTGGAGTTCCTCGCGCACCTGCAGCCGCCAGCGGTGTGA
- a CDS encoding DMT family transporter, with product MNPPALARPVSSPLSGAWLTPLELGLLGAIWGASFLFMRIAAKDFGALPLVEIRLALGALVLLPFLWKARKAFTPKLWPKLALIGAINSALPFALFAWAAQRAPAGIAAITNSMAVLFTALVAFIFYGERIGARRVVALAVGFGGVVVLASAKVAGANIGGAVAAGTAAAFLYGIGVNMLKRHLAGVPAGAVASATLSCAALLTLPFAVAVWPSQPIPTESWLAATALGVLCSGVAYALYYRLIQRIGAARAVTVTYLVPLFGVTWAWVLLDEPLTLTLVSAGALILGSVALSQQRPA from the coding sequence ATGAACCCTCCTGCGCTTGCCCGTCCCGTGTCTTCCCCCCTTTCAGGCGCGTGGCTGACGCCGCTCGAGCTGGGTCTGCTGGGCGCCATCTGGGGGGCCTCCTTCCTCTTCATGCGCATCGCCGCCAAGGACTTCGGCGCGCTGCCCCTGGTCGAGATCCGGCTCGCGCTGGGAGCACTCGTGTTGCTGCCGTTCCTGTGGAAGGCGCGCAAGGCCTTCACGCCGAAGCTGTGGCCGAAGCTGGCGCTGATCGGCGCGATCAACTCCGCGCTGCCGTTCGCGCTGTTTGCCTGGGCGGCGCAGAGGGCCCCCGCGGGCATCGCGGCCATCACCAACAGCATGGCGGTGCTGTTCACCGCCCTGGTGGCGTTCATCTTCTACGGCGAGCGCATCGGTGCGCGGCGCGTGGTGGCATTGGCCGTGGGTTTTGGCGGCGTGGTGGTGCTGGCCAGCGCCAAGGTCGCGGGCGCCAACATCGGCGGAGCGGTGGCGGCGGGAACGGCGGCTGCGTTTCTGTACGGCATCGGCGTGAACATGCTGAAGCGTCACCTCGCGGGGGTGCCGGCGGGGGCGGTCGCTTCGGCCACCCTGTCCTGCGCGGCGTTGCTGACGCTGCCCTTCGCGGTGGCGGTGTGGCCCTCCCAGCCCATCCCCACGGAGTCGTGGTTGGCGGCCACGGCGCTCGGCGTGCTCTGCTCGGGAGTCGCGTACGCCTTGTATTACCGCCTCATCCAGCGCATTGGCGCGGCCCGCGCGGTCACCGTCACCTATCTCGTCCCCCTGTTTGGCGTCACCTGGGCTTGGGTCTTGCTGGACGAGCCCCTGACACTCACCCTGGTGAGTGCGGGTGCGTTGATTCTGGGAAGCGTGGCGTTGAGCCAGCAGCGGCCGGCGTAG
- a CDS encoding DUF4139 domain-containing protein, with protein sequence MLVVPSVLDAVTVHADGALCTRVATLSPENGRLPTQVRIHGLPLGLTLGSLRASILKGPPGLAVRDVRPSFDVQLPPELDVPAEHRALEEALEGLARVTTEAERVQKEIDSLQKLGPSFLKPKTGEEPREASPTAVLTLGAFVDEELAALYTRKLDLERQQRDASAEVELRRRRLQESSSAVRGQRAVLYRAATLTLSETGEVEGEARLALEYAVKGAQWLPGYELKMPRSLDGGILRMRASVFQRTGEDWTGVKLALSTAELNRRADVPELKALRIGRRQPPPARSGWREPPPGLEELFAGYDAAGSYARPAPPPPAKPAMPVSAISMAPPELDEGAPSAAVPSMAAPEPMPKASKASRQRLTGSFSVPMPPPPAPAPGAAPMRNMPRGGGGPSLERKKRAAPREMVRKDEDFDDDAPMEMAEEESLGGFGGAMPQKEEAEASPELELGGDLLDYGALELGAANQPGRRGKLHPPASSSQEWMIALTSVNLQVDIRTLMMRVNRHTLDTGPTPTPPVWTVPPRQSTPHFDYRYDVEARVEVPSDGAWHTVSVFSAPVGLIAEYLCVPSLEPQVFRSVKVENRTPHALLAGPVDVTLGDEFLMTSPLPTLAPGATQRLGLGVEESIKVSRNTRFDEASGGVFGGATLLTHRVSLEVANRLGRPVTVELRERVPVVPTGEKDIKVEETEVKPAWRAPTPLPGETPVEGERAWRVTLQPGEKQALDASWTIKIPSSKMLQGGNRRT encoded by the coding sequence ATGCTCGTCGTCCCATCCGTCCTGGATGCAGTCACCGTCCACGCTGACGGCGCGCTCTGTACCCGCGTGGCCACGCTTTCCCCCGAGAATGGCCGCCTGCCCACGCAGGTGCGCATTCACGGTCTGCCACTCGGGCTCACCCTCGGCTCCCTGCGCGCCTCCATCCTGAAAGGGCCCCCAGGCCTCGCCGTCCGGGACGTCCGCCCCAGCTTCGACGTGCAATTGCCTCCCGAGCTGGATGTCCCCGCGGAGCACCGCGCGCTCGAAGAAGCCTTGGAGGGGCTCGCCCGCGTCACCACCGAGGCGGAGCGGGTCCAAAAAGAGATCGACTCGCTGCAAAAGCTCGGGCCTTCGTTCCTGAAGCCCAAGACCGGGGAGGAGCCGCGCGAAGCCTCTCCCACTGCGGTCCTCACCCTGGGCGCCTTCGTCGACGAGGAGCTGGCGGCCCTCTACACGCGCAAGCTGGATCTCGAACGGCAGCAACGGGACGCCTCGGCGGAGGTGGAGCTGCGCCGGCGCAGGCTCCAGGAAAGCTCCTCCGCGGTGCGGGGCCAGCGGGCGGTGCTGTACCGGGCCGCCACCCTCACGCTCTCGGAGACGGGCGAGGTGGAAGGCGAGGCCCGGCTTGCCCTGGAATACGCCGTGAAGGGCGCCCAGTGGCTGCCCGGGTACGAGCTGAAGATGCCTCGCTCGCTCGACGGTGGAATCCTGCGCATGCGCGCCTCGGTGTTCCAGCGCACGGGCGAGGATTGGACAGGCGTGAAGCTGGCCCTGTCCACGGCCGAGCTGAACCGGCGCGCGGACGTGCCCGAGCTGAAGGCCCTGCGCATCGGCCGACGCCAGCCTCCCCCGGCCCGCTCGGGGTGGCGCGAGCCGCCCCCCGGCCTGGAGGAGCTCTTCGCCGGCTACGACGCCGCAGGCAGTTACGCGCGCCCCGCACCTCCCCCTCCCGCGAAGCCTGCCATGCCCGTGTCGGCCATCAGCATGGCGCCGCCCGAGCTGGACGAGGGCGCCCCCTCTGCCGCGGTCCCCTCCATGGCAGCTCCCGAGCCGATGCCGAAGGCATCGAAAGCCTCCCGGCAGAGACTCACGGGCTCCTTCTCGGTCCCCATGCCGCCTCCCCCCGCCCCGGCTCCCGGCGCCGCGCCGATGCGAAACATGCCCCGGGGAGGCGGGGGGCCGAGCCTCGAGCGGAAGAAACGGGCCGCTCCCCGGGAAATGGTCCGGAAGGACGAGGACTTCGACGATGACGCCCCGATGGAGATGGCGGAGGAGGAGTCCCTGGGCGGCTTCGGCGGAGCCATGCCCCAGAAGGAGGAAGCCGAGGCCTCCCCGGAGCTCGAACTCGGCGGAGACTTGCTGGACTACGGCGCGCTGGAGCTCGGCGCCGCGAACCAGCCGGGGCGCCGCGGCAAGCTGCACCCTCCTGCTTCTTCCTCACAGGAATGGATGATCGCCCTCACCTCGGTGAACCTCCAGGTGGACATCCGCACACTGATGATGCGGGTGAACCGGCACACCCTGGACACGGGCCCCACCCCCACGCCCCCCGTCTGGACGGTGCCTCCGCGCCAATCCACCCCCCACTTCGACTACCGCTATGACGTGGAGGCCCGGGTGGAGGTGCCCTCGGATGGCGCGTGGCACACCGTGTCCGTGTTCTCGGCCCCGGTGGGCCTCATCGCCGAGTACCTCTGCGTTCCCTCCCTGGAGCCCCAGGTGTTCCGCTCCGTGAAGGTGGAGAACCGCACGCCGCACGCGCTGCTCGCAGGCCCCGTGGACGTGACGCTCGGGGACGAGTTCCTGATGACGTCCCCCCTGCCCACGCTGGCGCCGGGCGCCACGCAGCGGCTGGGGCTGGGGGTGGAGGAGTCCATCAAGGTGTCGCGCAACACGCGCTTCGACGAAGCCTCGGGCGGCGTCTTCGGCGGCGCCACCCTGCTCACCCACCGCGTCTCGCTCGAGGTGGCCAACCGCCTGGGCCGGCCCGTGACGGTGGAACTCCGGGAGCGGGTCCCCGTGGTGCCCACGGGCGAGAAGGACATCAAGGTGGAGGAGACCGAGGTGAAGCCCGCCTGGCGCGCGCCCACGCCGCTGCCGGGAGAGACGCCGGTGGAGGGCGAGCGGGCCTGGCGGGTGACGCTGCAACCGGGTGAGAAGCAGGCGCTGGACGCGTCGTGGACCATCAAGATCCCCTCGAGCAAGATGCTCCAGGGCGGCAACCGGAGGACGTAA
- a CDS encoding DoxX family protein, whose amino-acid sequence MALRATAGIVFVTLGHMKFFDSILLGTTAISLPTGPEGFAQYLAAIGVPFPLLNAYMVCLVEMVCGLALVLSAFLPAPALLTRLAALPLLVDMVVATITVGLRNAMGQPVLMEGIAVTQQAWRLPVEASMLLITLLLVWRPLPRPVPSQEFASPLS is encoded by the coding sequence ATGGCCTTGCGTGCCACGGCAGGCATTGTCTTCGTCACGCTGGGCCACATGAAGTTCTTCGATAGCATCCTGCTGGGCACCACGGCCATCTCCCTGCCGACAGGGCCGGAGGGCTTCGCCCAGTACCTCGCCGCCATCGGGGTCCCCTTCCCGCTGCTCAACGCTTATATGGTGTGCCTGGTGGAGATGGTCTGCGGCCTGGCGCTGGTCCTCAGCGCCTTCCTCCCCGCGCCCGCGCTCCTCACACGCCTGGCGGCCCTGCCCCTCTTGGTGGACATGGTGGTGGCCACCATCACCGTGGGGTTGCGCAACGCCATGGGCCAGCCCGTGCTGATGGAGGGCATCGCTGTCACCCAGCAGGCCTGGCGGCTGCCCGTGGAAGCCTCCATGCTGCTCATCACCCTGCTGCTGGTGTGGAGACCGCTCCCCCGCCCAGTGCCCTCTCAAGAGTTCGCCTCACCCCTCTCCTGA
- the hemA gene encoding glutamyl-tRNA reductase has translation MEWVCVGLSHRTAPLAVRERLSMTEVQQMRLLHQGSQGPHEAMTVATCNRVEVYVATPDPALARAWVREALGRLGGPEVLEHLYEYEGPQALEHLFRVASSLDSRVVGEAQILGQLKKAFEQARQMGAARGGLTRVCAAAFACAKRVRTETAIGRAATSVAPAVVALACQVFGTLSDKTVLLVGAGEMGGLAARYLRQAEAGRLLIINRTPSRAEALAAEVGGSAHPFEALNALLAEADVVVCSTASPVPLLTRESVRAVGRERQGRPLFLADLSVPRNIAPDVALLEGVTAYDVDGLQQFAGQNEAARAAEARKAEVLISQEISRFLRDRAVRQGVPVLAQLRQRAEQLAKTETDRTLAGLGEGLTHKQRQSIEAMGRAIVNKLLHEPTLSLRTSVDDDDFQALADATARLFGLRGGREQQTTPAAAGSTPRFPESTHPHSPG, from the coding sequence CTGGAGTGGGTGTGTGTTGGGCTCTCTCACCGGACGGCCCCCCTGGCGGTCCGCGAGCGGCTCTCCATGACCGAGGTCCAGCAGATGCGGCTGTTGCACCAAGGCTCTCAGGGCCCTCACGAGGCGATGACCGTGGCCACGTGCAACCGGGTAGAGGTGTACGTGGCCACGCCGGATCCTGCCCTGGCACGGGCCTGGGTGAGAGAAGCCCTGGGCCGTCTGGGAGGACCCGAGGTGCTCGAACACCTCTACGAGTACGAAGGGCCCCAAGCGCTGGAGCACCTGTTCCGCGTGGCCTCCAGCCTGGACTCCCGGGTGGTGGGGGAAGCGCAGATTCTGGGGCAGCTCAAGAAGGCCTTCGAGCAGGCGCGCCAGATGGGGGCGGCCCGCGGGGGGCTGACGCGCGTCTGCGCCGCGGCCTTCGCCTGCGCCAAGCGCGTGCGCACCGAGACGGCCATTGGCCGGGCCGCCACCTCTGTGGCACCGGCCGTCGTCGCGCTGGCCTGCCAGGTTTTCGGCACGCTGTCCGACAAGACGGTGCTGCTGGTGGGGGCCGGAGAGATGGGGGGGTTGGCCGCCCGGTACCTGCGGCAAGCCGAGGCAGGACGGCTGCTCATCATCAACCGCACGCCATCGCGCGCCGAGGCCCTGGCCGCCGAGGTGGGCGGCAGTGCGCACCCCTTCGAGGCGCTGAACGCGCTCCTGGCGGAAGCAGACGTGGTGGTGTGCTCCACCGCCTCGCCCGTGCCCCTGTTGACCCGCGAGAGCGTCCGCGCGGTGGGCCGGGAGCGCCAGGGCCGGCCGCTGTTCCTCGCGGACCTGTCGGTTCCCCGGAACATCGCCCCAGACGTGGCCCTGCTGGAGGGGGTGACCGCCTATGACGTGGATGGCCTCCAACAGTTCGCCGGGCAGAACGAGGCAGCGCGGGCCGCGGAGGCTCGAAAGGCCGAAGTGTTGATCAGCCAGGAGATCTCCCGGTTCCTGAGGGACCGGGCGGTGAGGCAGGGCGTCCCGGTCCTGGCGCAACTGAGGCAGCGGGCCGAGCAACTGGCCAAGACCGAGACGGACCGGACGCTGGCGGGGCTCGGCGAGGGGCTGACCCACAAGCAGCGCCAGAGCATCGAGGCCATGGGACGCGCGATCGTCAACAAACTGCTGCACGAGCCCACCCTGAGCCTTCGCACCAGCGTGGACGATGACGATTTCCAGGCGCTCGCCGATGCCACCGCCCGGCTGTTCGGGCTCCGGGGAGGCCGGGAGCAACAGACTACGCCGGCCGCTGCTGGCTCAACGCCACGCTTCCCAGAATCAACGCACCCGCACTCACCAGGGTGA
- a CDS encoding response regulator — protein sequence MSTILLVDDEQDLLDLFTEVLEQMNHRVLIAHDGQEALSIARQKALDLVVTDWMMPRMDGLELCHQLHGDAHLQELPIILHSSSGNPHAPGTQFVSKSCTLEEFGNLVSKVLASTHVRKSVRPEAALRASRLAHTTLLFGLGEAACATAH from the coding sequence ATGAGCACGATTCTCTTAGTCGATGACGAACAAGACCTGCTCGACCTCTTCACGGAGGTGCTGGAGCAGATGAACCACCGCGTCCTGATCGCTCACGATGGGCAAGAGGCCCTGTCCATCGCCCGGCAAAAGGCGCTCGATCTGGTGGTCACGGATTGGATGATGCCGCGCATGGATGGGCTGGAGTTGTGCCACCAGCTCCACGGAGATGCGCACCTTCAGGAGCTCCCCATCATCCTCCACAGCTCCTCGGGCAACCCCCATGCGCCAGGCACCCAGTTCGTCTCCAAAAGCTGCACGCTGGAGGAATTCGGAAACCTGGTGAGCAAGGTGCTCGCCAGCACCCACGTGCGGAAATCCGTGCGGCCGGAGGCGGCCCTTCGCGCCTCGCGCCTCGCACACACCACCCTGCTCTTCGGCCTGGGAGAAGCGGCATGCGCCACGGCTCATTGA